The following are from one region of the Cyclopterus lumpus isolate fCycLum1 chromosome 21, fCycLum1.pri, whole genome shotgun sequence genome:
- the LOC117750785 gene encoding glyoxylate/hydroxypyruvate reductase B-like translates to MEEDKRWALISEVGGDTGYLEELADVLKRHFHLICLREFLQNPALHGPKVQVLFIWKFLPEAEPSLLRSLPALLLVASGGVGVDHLDVPFINGLGVKVANTPGVVSDSTADHAMALLLASARKILDGHQIAVDPKTTHLPQRLMGVEVTRATLGIVGMGDIGYKIAQRSKGFEMKILYHNRTRRTGAAERATGAEFCRRLDDLLKRSDFVVIAVKLTADTTGLIGRRELSLMKPTATLVNVSRGLVVDQDALVEALRSGRIGAAALDVTHPEPLPRDHPLLGLPNVLITPHMGISTNATATAIVEKMLENGLAAVKGLPVPDEVKLQ, encoded by the exons atggaggaggacaaaAGGTGGGCGTTGATCTCCGAGGTGGGGGGCGACACCGGGTACCTGGAAGAGCTCGCCGACGTGCTGAAGCGTCACTTCCACCTCATCTGCCTCAGGGAGTTTCTCCAGAACCCGGCGCTCCACGGGCCCAAAGTCCAGGTCCTGTTCATTTGGAAGTTCCTGCCGGAGGCCGAGCCGTCGCTGCTCCGATCGCTCCCCGCACTCCTATTGGTCGCCAGCGGAGGAGTGGGCGTCGACCACCTGGACGTGCCGTTCATCAACGGCCTCGGGGTGAAGGTGGCCAACACGCCCGGCGTGGTCAGCGACTCCACCGCCGATCACGCCATGGCTCTGCTCCTGGCGTCGGCCCGCAAGATCCTGGACG GTCATCAAATAGCTGTTGACCCAAAGACCACCCACCTGCCACAAAGGCTCATGGGAGTTGAAGTCACGAGGGCCACTCTGGGGATCGTTGGAATGGGAGACATCGGTTACAAAATCGCCCAAAGAAGCAAAGGCTTTGAAATGAAGATCCTGTATCACAACAGGACCCGAAG GACCGGAGCCGCCGAGCGGGCGACGGGAGCCGAGTTCTGCCGCCGCCTGGACGACCTGCTGAAGAGGTCGGACTTCGTGGTGATCGCCGTCAAGCTGACCGCGGACACCACGGGCCTCATTGGCCGCAGGGAGCTGTCACTCATGAAGCCCACGGCAACGCTGGTGAACGTCAGCCGAG GTCTCGTGGTGGACCAGGACGCGTTGGTCGAAGCTCTCCGGTCGGGAAGGATCGGTGCGGCGGCTTTGGATGTGACTCATCCTGAACCTTTACCGAG GGACCACCCGCTGCTCGGCCTGCCCAACGTGCTCATCACCCCCCACATGGGGATCAGTACCAACGCCACAGCCACAGCGATCGTGGAGAAGATGCTGGAGAACGGCCTGGCTGCAGTGAAAGGCCTGCCGGTTCCAGATGAAGTCAAGCTGCAGTGA